The following DNA comes from Flavisolibacter ginsenosidimutans.
TATTACATCCCAACTCCCCGTAAGTAAATGGTATGAAGTCATTGGCGAGAAAACCATTGCGGATGCCATCTTAGACCGCATCGTGCACTCTGCTCACCGCCTTGAACTCAAAGGCGAGTCACTCAGAAAGAAACGCAGCGTCGTAACAACAGAAGCAATGGCTTAAATTTGTAAGTAACGTACTCAATAAAATCAACGCAAATTATTTACGACCGAATCATACATGAACCGCTCTTCTTCGCCACAAAAATAGGTGGTCAACTTGCCACGGCCTGATGTGGTCACCTTCATCGGCGTGTACAATCAGGCTGCTCCTTGCATTTTTTAAACACCAAAATAGAGGTGGGAATACCGGTGCCGTAAAAGATGTTCGGTGGCAGGCCAATCACCACATCCAAATAGTTTTTGTCCTTCACTAAGTATTGCCGTATGTGTGCTTCGGCACCGCCACGAAAGAGCACACCGTGCGGCGCTACCACGGCCATGATGCCGTTGTCGGCCAGGTGGTGCACCATGTGTTGGATAAAAGCAAAATCGGCCGTGGTGCGTGGCGCCAGCTTTCCGTACTGGCTAAAGCGGTCGTCGGTGAGGTGAATGGCGCTGGCGTTCCAATGCGCCGAGAAAGGCGGATTGGCCACGATGGCTTCAAACTTTTTGTCGCCGTGCTGCGGACGCTCCAGGGTGTCTTCCTGCTTGATGTCGAACTGCCGGTAATGCACGCCGTGGAGGATCATGTTCATGCGGGCCAGGTTGTAGGTGGTGCGGTTCAGTTCCTGCCCGTAAAACGCACCTACTTCTTTTACTTCTCTTGCCACCCGAAGCAGCAAAGAGCCGGAACCGCAGGTAGGGTCGTACACGGAGCGCAGCTTTGTTTTGCCGGTAGTCACCAGCTTAGCCAGCACGGTGCTTACTTCCTGCGGCGTATAAAACTCGCCGGCCTTTTTACCGGCGCCGGAAGCAAATTTTCCAATGAGGTATTCGTAGGCGTCGCCCAAAATATCAAGCTCAGAATTTTGCAGGCCGAAGTCAATGTTGTTCAAGTGGCCGAGCACTTTGGCAATGACTTCGTTCTTTGCGCTTTCGGTGCGGCCAAGCTTTGTGGAAGTGAGGTCGAGGTCTTCAAAAAGGTGGTCAAAATCGTCTTCACTTTCGGTGCCCATCGTGCTTTGCTCAATGGCCGAAAGAATGCGGGCCAGGTCTTCGAGAATGAAGCTGCTTTTTACTTCTTCCTCACTGACTTTTTTTCCGTTGACTGATGTTTCTACTGCCGCACTTCCCCGCTCGGCAATTTTGGAAAACAGTTCGGACGGTTTTAGAAAATAACCAAGCTTGATGAGGGCTTGTTCCTTGATGGCCTCCAAAATGGCTTTGCCGTCTTCGGTGTTTTCGTCAAGGCTTTGGTAGGTGATGCCGTCTTCTTTTAAAATTTCATCGGCATAAAGGTTCATACGTTCCGAGAGGTATTTATAAAATATGAAGCCGAGGATGTAGTCACGAAATTCGTCTGCGTTCATTTTTCCCCGCAGCGTATTGGCAATGTTCCAGAGCTGTTGCTCCAGTTGTTTCTTTTGGTCTTCTGACATGCTGCAAAATAGTCTAGCTAATGAATAAACAGAAGAAGGCCTAAAAATAAAGGAAAGCGTTGAAGCCTATGAAATACAAAAACGAGGGCGAGTGTAAGCAGGAAACTTTAGGAGTTTGTCATTGAAACTTCCAACTTCTTAGCTTCGAGCTTGTTGTTGATTTTAGCGAAAAGTAAGCGGTTTTTCAATACTTGATTCAATAGCGCTCCGATTGACAAAACAATGAATACTGCTTTGTTTGTATAATAGAAACAGAATCCAAGTTGACAATACTCTGAATTAGTTGTGAAAAGCTATCCGCGTTTGCTTTTACCTTATTTGCAGATTTTAAATAGGCAGTTCGGATATAGGGATTCTTAGCAAATTTTATCGCCGTCTCATTTAAATCAGCTTGAATTGCCCTAAGCTTACTTCATTGATTTGCTACTATCTCTGAAGTCAGTTGTGCGTTAACCATCAAGCAAGTGATTAACGCAAGAAACAAAACGATTAAAGTGTAGCACGTTCTCATAAGTTGCGCCTACCGAAAAAGGTTTTCCGGAATAGCAGCATCTACATCCCGCTATCTGCCTTACTTCCCAAAGCCAAAAAGCTTTTTGAAGCTGAATGTAACACGTCTGCCGCTATTTTGGGAAGCCGCTCGTAGGCGCATTGCAAACATTCAACCATTTACCAACTCGCTAAATGAATTACGTTGCCCTTTGCCGTTTTCAGGTATTGGATAACGTCTGCTCCTGTTTTTCCGTGAACGAAAAGTAAAACCAGATGCTTCATTCGTTAGCCTTCGGCTTCTTAGCGCCGGTGGCAACCGTCATTTTATTTTCTGGTAACGACTTATTCTATTGCGGGTGGCTAATACTTGATACTCGATTATGGCCCCTTGCGCATCTCTCGTAAAGGTTGTTTGAACGTGCAATTTTTTGTCCACAAACACGTCCGGTTTGACCGGATAAAGTTCGTGGGCGGCTTCTCCGGGCCTTTCAACCGTTAAATGATAGCCGTCCACACGGATGGTTATCACCCCGCCACCGCCTTTGTACTCACCAGCGTATTGCTCTAATACGTTTGGATTCAGGATAAGTATTTTCTCTTTTAGAATCTGTGAATCCGCATCGGCATCAACGATGCTTACATTTGTATTGCCTTTGTTTTCCGTTTCGGTGCTGCTGCATTTACCCGCCCCAACAGCCGCTACAAACGTGCGGATGGCGCTTATCAGGTAGTCGGGCGAAAAGCCATACGCATGCGCGGCGCCCTTGATAAAGTAAAGCTGATAACAAGCGTTGTTGTTTTTAAAGCGATTGGCTATATCGCGTGAACCCTGCAGCAATTGGTTTTCCGCTACGGAATGTGCGCTGCGTTCAAAGGGTACCAACTCATCGTCTTCGCTGTGAAAGAGCAAGACGGGCATCCCTTGCGCCTCCGCCTTCGTGATTAGAGATGTATCGGCAATGCCGCCCCATAAACTGATCACCCCTTTTACGAGAAATGGACCATGCAACTCATTTCCCGCACTGTCAATGCTGCCTAAAAAGGAATGCAGCGGTGGCGCCAGTTGGTCCCACTCCCCTTGCGATACGTAAGCAGAAAAAAGCGAGGTGACACCACCGGCGCTTTCGCCCGCTAAAAATACTTCAGCCGTGTTGATGGGATAGTCGGCTGCGTGATGAATGAGGTAATGAAGGGCAGCTTTTTGGTCTTGCTGCGCACGGTAAACGGCGCTTGCCACACTGAGGCGAAAACTGTCGGGCGAGGGGTTAAAACCGGCCCGGTAATCTACGTTAGCCACGACAAATCCGCTTTCGGCCAGTCGTTTACAAAACGGTGCGGGAGCGGATTTGCTCCAGCCCTCTATAAAACCACCGCCGTGCAAAAAAACAATTAGTGGCAAGTTTTTTCGTGTGGTTGGATAAAAAAGGTCTAACCTTAAATCTACCGGGCGGTTATGCCAATCCGGGGCTTTGCCATAAACCACATCTTTTTTCTCGACAAGCCCTTGGGAAAAAGCAACGCAACCAACCAAAAGAGCGACCAAACTAAAAGAAAGTTTCATAACTCTAATTTTGATAATGAAGAAATTCCTTTCGCGTTGTTTTCAGTGCTGATACGGCCACTACTTCATCGCTGAACCCAGACTTCCCCCTTTACGATATTAAACAATAGAAAGCCTTCGATACTGCCGCTAACGGAACGGGCTTTCTGCTGTGCCGATATTTTATGTTCGTCAGCCCGACACCTGAAGCCGGATGAAAGCCAAACTACAAATTTTACACTATCATTCAACTGTGTTCAGTCAGCCGAAACTGCTACTGATTAACGAACAAAAGTTGACGTTGTGTTTCGTCTGCCATCATAGCAAATCGAATGTTAGCGGCACTCTTCAACCCACGATTCGTTTACCAAATCTTCACCCGCAAGTTTTCTGACCGGTACATTTTATCACCTGGCCTTACATTGAATGCGTCATAAAACTCAGAAACATTTACAACCGTACCATTTACCCGGAACTTGTCGGGTGCGTGGCCGTTTGTTAGGAGCTGATTAAGTAGCAGTTCCTTTCTTGTGACATACGTCTGCCGAAACGCAAAGCCCAAAAAATACCGCTGCAGAGGAGTAAACCCTCCTATGATTTGATTTTCCTTATACTGCTTTGTTTGTTTCAATGCGTCTAAACCAATTAATAGTCCTGTGAGGTCCGCCATATTCTCTCGCTTTGTCATTTCACCGTTTACATGGAACGTGTCGATGGCAACGTATTCATTAAACTGGCGCACCAGTGCACTGAGACGACTTTCATATTCCAAAGAATCTTTTGATGTCCACCAGGTGACAGGCATC
Coding sequences within:
- a CDS encoding type I restriction-modification system subunit M, whose amino-acid sequence is MSEDQKKQLEQQLWNIANTLRGKMNADEFRDYILGFIFYKYLSERMNLYADEILKEDGITYQSLDENTEDGKAILEAIKEQALIKLGYFLKPSELFSKIAERGSAAVETSVNGKKVSEEEVKSSFILEDLARILSAIEQSTMGTESEDDFDHLFEDLDLTSTKLGRTESAKNEVIAKVLGHLNNIDFGLQNSELDILGDAYEYLIGKFASGAGKKAGEFYTPQEVSTVLAKLVTTGKTKLRSVYDPTCGSGSLLLRVAREVKEVGAFYGQELNRTTYNLARMNMILHGVHYRQFDIKQEDTLERPQHGDKKFEAIVANPPFSAHWNASAIHLTDDRFSQYGKLAPRTTADFAFIQHMVHHLADNGIMAVVAPHGVLFRGGAEAHIRQYLVKDKNYLDVVIGLPPNIFYGTGIPTSILVFKKCKEQPDCTRR
- a CDS encoding alpha/beta hydrolase gives rise to the protein MKLSFSLVALLVGCVAFSQGLVEKKDVVYGKAPDWHNRPVDLRLDLFYPTTRKNLPLIVFLHGGGFIEGWSKSAPAPFCKRLAESGFVVANVDYRAGFNPSPDSFRLSVASAVYRAQQDQKAALHYLIHHAADYPINTAEVFLAGESAGGVTSLFSAYVSQGEWDQLAPPLHSFLGSIDSAGNELHGPFLVKGVISLWGGIADTSLITKAEAQGMPVLLFHSEDDELVPFERSAHSVAENQLLQGSRDIANRFKNNNACYQLYFIKGAAHAYGFSPDYLISAIRTFVAAVGAGKCSSTETENKGNTNVSIVDADADSQILKEKILILNPNVLEQYAGEYKGGGGVITIRVDGYHLTVERPGEAAHELYPVKPDVFVDKKLHVQTTFTRDAQGAIIEYQVLATRNRISRYQKIK